Proteins co-encoded in one Arthrobacter sp. ERGS1:01 genomic window:
- a CDS encoding ribosomal maturation YjgA family protein, translating into MANPHSSKSRRLALFIAGAAVAVLGLALHFLAAGDAASLVADALYTVLVYLLFGFVAPAARRHRVALAAFAFSAVIEIAQLTGIPAQLGQAFPPSRLLLGTTFSALDLVAYAVGAAAACAADTALSRRAASRRGRAWLASRSE; encoded by the coding sequence ATGGCCAACCCACACTCATCGAAGTCCCGGCGCCTGGCGCTGTTCATTGCCGGCGCCGCCGTCGCGGTTCTTGGCCTGGCTCTACATTTCCTGGCCGCGGGCGACGCCGCGAGCCTGGTGGCCGATGCCCTGTACACGGTGCTGGTGTACCTGCTGTTCGGCTTCGTGGCCCCGGCCGCCCGGCGGCACCGCGTGGCCCTGGCCGCCTTCGCCTTCAGCGCCGTCATTGAAATCGCCCAACTGACGGGCATTCCGGCGCAGCTGGGGCAGGCGTTCCCGCCGTCCCGGCTCTTGCTGGGCACCACCTTTTCCGCCCTTGACCTGGTGGCCTACGCGGTTGGCGCCGCGGCCGCCTGCGCCGCGGACACGGCACTGTCCCGGAGGGCCGCATCCCGGCGCGGCCGTGCGTGGCTTGCCTCACGTTCGGAATAG
- a CDS encoding MarR family winged helix-turn-helix transcriptional regulator has translation MDTFATSGDFVDTARQGWAQSRPGLDVSSIEVMGRITRIGALVTQRVEHDLAPEEITRTEFDVLCTLARGGRPLRASEVTAATMLSGASTTKNADRLERRGLIERLPWERDGRVVLLQLTPAGNALVDRAFPRFLERDQELLNGLSDAEQATLAALLRKVALNLEVPG, from the coding sequence ATGGACACTTTTGCGACCTCCGGGGACTTTGTCGACACGGCCCGGCAGGGATGGGCGCAATCGCGTCCAGGGCTCGACGTCTCCAGCATCGAGGTCATGGGTCGGATTACCCGCATCGGGGCGCTCGTGACCCAGCGCGTGGAACACGACCTGGCCCCGGAAGAAATCACGCGGACCGAATTCGACGTGCTGTGCACCCTGGCCCGCGGCGGCAGGCCCCTGCGCGCCAGCGAGGTCACGGCCGCCACCATGCTCAGCGGCGCCTCCACCACCAAGAACGCGGACCGGCTGGAACGGCGCGGACTCATCGAGCGGCTCCCCTGGGAGCGCGACGGGCGGGTGGTGCTGCTGCAGTTGACGCCGGCCGGCAACGCCCTGGTGGACCGGGCCTTTCCGCGTTTCCTGGAACGGGACCAGGAACTGCTCAACGGGCTGAGCGACGCCGAACAAGCCACCCTGGCCGCACTGCTGCGCAAGGTCGCCCTGAACCTGGAAGTGCCCGGCTAA
- a CDS encoding NAD-dependent epimerase/dehydratase family protein: MDAIKVVTGAGPVGWNVATQLAQAGQRVRVLTRSGSGPDHELIERRRVDVSEPAALSQALEGADAVFHCIHGSKYSAEAWRRELPDAEQTVLAAAGGAGAVVVFPESLYSYTTPETGMVETGPRDAQGGKRGIRTALLAARQASATPTVSVAASDFFGPRVRTAHAGDRMVPLVLAGKRVQVVGSATIPHSFTYVPDLAAAMIRATEKPELWNSVLHAPTNAPLTQRELATAFATAAGLSAPKVSAIPGWVIKGLGIALPDMRELAETLYQFQAPFILDSTASEQLLGLAPTPLPTAAGQTVQWWRSQG, encoded by the coding sequence ATGGATGCCATCAAAGTTGTCACGGGAGCAGGTCCCGTTGGCTGGAATGTCGCAACCCAGCTGGCCCAGGCGGGGCAGCGCGTCCGCGTGCTGACTAGGTCGGGCTCGGGTCCCGACCACGAACTGATCGAACGCCGCCGCGTGGACGTGAGCGAACCCGCTGCTCTAAGCCAGGCGCTCGAAGGCGCCGACGCCGTCTTCCATTGCATCCACGGCTCCAAGTACAGCGCCGAGGCGTGGCGACGCGAGCTTCCCGATGCTGAGCAGACCGTCCTGGCGGCGGCCGGCGGGGCGGGCGCCGTCGTCGTCTTCCCGGAGAGCCTTTACTCCTACACCACCCCGGAAACCGGAATGGTTGAGACCGGCCCCCGCGACGCGCAGGGCGGAAAACGCGGCATCCGGACCGCGCTGCTGGCCGCCCGCCAGGCCTCCGCAACCCCCACGGTGAGTGTGGCGGCGTCGGACTTCTTTGGCCCCCGGGTGCGCACCGCCCACGCCGGGGACCGCATGGTGCCGCTGGTCCTGGCCGGCAAGCGCGTTCAGGTGGTGGGCAGCGCAACGATCCCGCATTCCTTTACGTATGTGCCGGACCTGGCGGCCGCGATGATCCGGGCCACGGAGAAGCCCGAGCTGTGGAATTCGGTGCTGCACGCACCCACCAACGCGCCCCTCACCCAGCGGGAGCTGGCCACCGCGTTCGCAACGGCGGCCGGACTGTCCGCGCCGAAGGTGAGTGCCATCCCGGGCTGGGTCATCAAGGGCCTCGGCATTGCGTTACCGGACATGCGTGAGTTGGCGGAGACCCTGTACCAGTTCCAGGCGCCGTTCATTCTGGATTCGACTGCCAGCGAGCAATTGCTGGGCCTGGCGCCCACTCCCCTGCCCACTGCCGCGGGGCAAACCGTCCAGTGGTGGCGCAGCCAGGGCTAG
- a CDS encoding DinB family protein — MDQKADLLKYLRVRRADLLAKLDGLDDYDIRRPMTPTGTNLLGLVKHVSSVQLEYFGSVFGRPSGRAMPWMDDDAPADADMWAAPGESRADIVEFHEFSARHSDATIEALPLDAQGEVPWWTPERRNVTLHQILVHMCVETARHAGHADILREMIDGAIGNGAADPNVPTRTPGQWAEYRAKLEAAARAAS, encoded by the coding sequence ATGGATCAAAAGGCCGACCTCCTCAAGTACCTCCGCGTTCGCCGTGCAGACCTGCTGGCAAAACTGGACGGCTTGGACGACTACGACATTCGCCGCCCCATGACCCCCACCGGGACCAACCTCCTGGGGCTCGTCAAGCACGTCAGCAGCGTCCAGCTGGAGTACTTTGGCTCCGTCTTTGGCCGGCCTAGCGGACGCGCCATGCCGTGGATGGACGATGACGCGCCCGCCGATGCCGACATGTGGGCGGCGCCCGGCGAAAGCCGGGCGGACATCGTGGAGTTCCATGAGTTTTCCGCCCGGCACAGCGATGCGACCATCGAAGCCCTGCCCCTTGACGCGCAGGGGGAGGTGCCCTGGTGGACGCCCGAACGCCGGAACGTGACGCTCCACCAGATACTGGTCCACATGTGCGTCGAGACGGCCCGGCATGCCGGCCACGCCGACATCCTCCGGGAGATGATCGACGGCGCCATCGGCAACGGGGCAGCGGACCCAAATGTCCCTACCCGGACGCCCGGGCAATGGGCGGAATACCGCGCCAAACTTGAGGCAGCGGCCCGCGCGGCTTCCTAA
- a CDS encoding LLM class flavin-dependent oxidoreductase: protein MTLPVSILDLAHIGDDGIAASFAASVELAQKAEGWGYKRIWYAEHHNMASIASSATSVLIAHVAANTSSIRLGAGGIMLPNHSPLQIAEQFGTLETLHPGRIDLGLGRAPGSDQNTMRALRRDPMAADTFPSDVQELQAYFAGATRIPGVNAYPGKDTHVPLYILGSSLFGARLAAALGLPYSFASHFAPQALEDAVKIYRRDFQPSAALAEPYVIAGVNAILADTQEEADALFLTAKRRRVAAMVGGGRKFTDAEADLLLESPAGQQVLNMVRYAAIGTPDTARGYLEDFAKLADADELIVATQVTDRTAWIRSFELLAGAMELVPAG from the coding sequence ATGACGCTTCCTGTTTCCATCCTTGACCTTGCCCACATTGGCGACGACGGCATCGCCGCCAGCTTTGCCGCGTCCGTCGAATTGGCCCAAAAAGCCGAGGGCTGGGGGTACAAGCGCATTTGGTACGCCGAACACCACAACATGGCCTCGATCGCCTCCTCGGCCACGAGCGTCCTGATCGCCCACGTGGCCGCCAACACCTCCTCGATCCGGCTCGGCGCCGGCGGCATCATGCTGCCCAACCACTCGCCGCTGCAGATCGCCGAACAGTTCGGCACCCTGGAAACCCTGCACCCGGGCCGCATTGACCTGGGCCTGGGCCGCGCCCCGGGCAGCGACCAAAACACCATGCGCGCACTGCGCCGGGACCCCATGGCTGCCGACACCTTCCCCTCCGACGTGCAGGAACTGCAGGCCTACTTTGCCGGCGCAACCCGCATCCCCGGCGTCAACGCGTACCCCGGCAAGGACACCCACGTGCCGCTGTACATCCTGGGATCCTCGCTCTTTGGTGCACGGCTCGCCGCCGCCCTGGGCCTGCCGTACTCCTTCGCCTCGCACTTTGCCCCGCAGGCCCTCGAAGACGCCGTCAAGATCTACCGCCGCGACTTCCAGCCCTCGGCAGCCCTGGCCGAACCGTATGTGATCGCCGGAGTCAATGCGATCCTCGCCGACACGCAGGAGGAGGCCGACGCCTTGTTCCTGACGGCCAAACGACGCCGGGTGGCCGCCATGGTGGGCGGCGGACGCAAGTTCACCGACGCCGAGGCCGATCTGCTGCTCGAGTCCCCGGCCGGCCAGCAGGTGCTGAACATGGTCCGCTATGCGGCCATCGGCACGCCGGACACGGCGCGCGGCTACCTGGAGGACTTTGCCAAGCTGGCCGACGCCGACGAGCTCATCGTGGCCACGCAGGTCACCGACCGCACCGCCTGGATCCGTAGCTTTGAACTGCTGGCCGGGGCCATGGAACTGGTGCCGGCGGGATAG
- a CDS encoding TetR/AcrR family transcriptional regulator — translation MSQTPRERAREQTMAEILRIGRSHLALHGAAGLSLRAVARDLGVVSSAVYRYVSSRDELLTLLVVDGYNALGDAVDAAVEAAPAQDFAGQFQALGRAVRTWALAEPARYGLLFGSPVPGYEAPAERTTGPGTRVIGQLVRIFEGAHRAGVLATETARGEPAGGPPADFQAIRDELGVTLGDAALTRGVLVWTALFGAVNFEVFGQYGSGTFSDPGLLFESQLALMAGVAGLVE, via the coding sequence ATGAGTCAGACACCGCGTGAACGGGCCAGGGAGCAAACCATGGCCGAGATCCTCCGGATTGGGCGCAGCCATTTGGCGCTGCATGGCGCCGCTGGGTTGTCATTGCGGGCCGTTGCCCGCGACCTGGGCGTGGTGTCGTCGGCCGTGTACAGGTACGTCAGCAGCCGCGATGAGCTGCTGACCCTGCTGGTGGTGGACGGCTACAACGCCCTGGGCGACGCCGTCGACGCGGCCGTAGAGGCCGCTCCCGCACAGGATTTCGCCGGCCAGTTCCAGGCCCTGGGCCGGGCCGTGCGGACGTGGGCGCTGGCCGAGCCCGCGCGCTACGGACTGCTTTTTGGCTCTCCCGTGCCCGGCTATGAGGCACCGGCCGAGCGGACCACGGGCCCCGGAACGCGCGTGATCGGCCAACTCGTGCGGATCTTCGAGGGCGCCCATCGGGCCGGCGTCCTAGCGACGGAAACTGCACGCGGGGAGCCGGCAGGCGGGCCGCCGGCGGATTTCCAAGCCATCCGGGACGAACTTGGCGTGACCCTGGGCGACGCGGCCCTCACGCGCGGCGTGCTGGTCTGGACGGCCCTGTTCGGCGCCGTGAATTTTGAGGTTTTCGGCCAATACGGATCCGGCACGTTCAGCGATCCCGGCCTGCTTTTTGAATCCCAGCTGGCACTCATGGCCGGCGTCGCCGGGCTTGTGGAATAG
- a CDS encoding FUSC family protein, with protein MTTTARLQHFGTALTHPVSQSAWRNAMRMRPADAWFAPAMKVGVAATLVLVAGGLLGQPQLAGIASLGALTSAFGRYQPYSRLARQLAVVAVALLAAALIGALMGASGTSVWLQIAVLSVLAGAAAQLFTGLGITGPGPVILVFAASAGAGFAHSFSAIPQVGAAVGIGAVVGWLVALAPVLVVPLGPARLATARAIAAVVRLGRDDGGTSRAAAEAAVGNARTSVALSTRAWGGTSERNTRLRRQAGQLHALLEDARAALDLAGTPGFREAADQLAEHEAALRTVLGVPELDRPAVASSTLAAPSLRTVARTGLASRANLHQALRMAAASALAGWAAAAFGLGHPLWAAMGAVATLQGLNYSMTVQRGIQRLLGNVAGALLAVALLSLSLGFWPSVAMVVVFQVAAELLVLKNYTLTTIAVTPMALIMTGLGSHLGPEAAMTRVVDTLVGVVIGVLVAAVSISRTDKAHLNSAA; from the coding sequence ATGACCACCACAGCACGCCTCCAGCACTTTGGCACCGCCCTCACGCATCCCGTCTCGCAGTCGGCCTGGCGGAATGCGATGCGGATGCGCCCGGCCGATGCATGGTTCGCCCCCGCCATGAAGGTGGGTGTGGCGGCAACCCTGGTACTCGTGGCCGGGGGCCTGCTGGGCCAACCCCAACTCGCCGGGATCGCCTCGCTCGGCGCGCTGACGTCGGCGTTTGGCCGTTACCAGCCCTATAGCCGGCTGGCCCGCCAACTGGCCGTGGTGGCCGTGGCACTCCTCGCGGCAGCCCTGATCGGCGCCCTCATGGGTGCCTCGGGCACCTCGGTGTGGCTCCAAATTGCCGTGCTCTCGGTCCTGGCCGGGGCCGCCGCCCAGCTGTTCACGGGACTCGGGATCACCGGCCCGGGGCCCGTCATCCTGGTCTTTGCCGCATCCGCCGGCGCGGGATTTGCCCATTCGTTTTCCGCCATACCCCAGGTTGGTGCGGCCGTGGGGATCGGCGCCGTGGTCGGCTGGCTCGTGGCACTGGCACCCGTGCTGGTGGTGCCGCTGGGCCCGGCCCGGCTGGCAACGGCCCGTGCCATTGCCGCCGTCGTGCGGTTGGGCCGGGACGACGGCGGCACCTCGCGCGCCGCCGCAGAGGCCGCCGTGGGCAACGCCCGCACCTCCGTTGCGCTGAGCACCCGGGCCTGGGGCGGCACCTCCGAACGCAACACCCGGCTGCGCCGCCAGGCGGGACAACTGCATGCACTTCTCGAGGATGCCCGGGCCGCGCTGGACCTGGCGGGCACCCCCGGATTCCGGGAGGCAGCGGACCAACTGGCCGAGCACGAGGCGGCGCTGCGCACGGTGCTCGGCGTGCCGGAACTTGACCGGCCCGCCGTCGCAAGCTCCACCTTGGCGGCACCGTCGCTGCGAACCGTGGCCCGCACCGGCCTTGCATCGCGGGCGAACCTGCACCAGGCGTTGCGCATGGCCGCGGCCTCCGCCCTGGCCGGCTGGGCTGCCGCGGCCTTCGGGCTTGGCCACCCGCTGTGGGCCGCCATGGGCGCCGTCGCAACGCTGCAGGGCCTGAACTACAGCATGACGGTCCAGCGCGGCATCCAACGGCTGCTCGGAAACGTGGCCGGCGCACTTCTCGCCGTCGCCCTGCTGTCATTGTCGCTGGGCTTCTGGCCCTCGGTGGCCATGGTGGTGGTTTTCCAGGTCGCGGCGGAGTTGCTGGTGTTGAAGAACTACACGCTGACCACGATTGCCGTGACGCCCATGGCCCTGATCATGACGGGCCTGGGCAGCCACCTCGGGCCGGAGGCCGCCATGACCCGGGTGGTCGACACCCTGGTGGGCGTGGTGATCGGCGTGCTGGTGGCGGCCGTCAGCATTTCCCGCACGGACAAGGCACACCTGAATAGCGCAGCCTGA
- the thiE gene encoding thiamine phosphate synthase has protein sequence MSHPFVTDDAPIAKSTPSVADARLYVCTDARRERGDFADFLRAAYAGGVDIIQLRDKSLEAAEELELLAVLRSVAAEFGKLWAVNDRADIAMLSGAPVFHIGQKDLRLPDARSLVGPSVGIGLSSHDPAQASAADADPLVDYFCVGPLWATPTKPGRSAVGLGLVEHAASLNTTKPWFAIGGVDLGNVDAVVAAGASRIVVVRAVTDAKDPTAAAQELLSRLPELG, from the coding sequence ATGAGCCACCCTTTCGTCACAGATGACGCCCCCATCGCCAAATCCACCCCGTCCGTTGCCGACGCCAGGCTGTATGTGTGCACCGATGCACGCCGGGAACGCGGTGATTTTGCCGATTTCCTGCGGGCCGCCTACGCCGGCGGTGTCGACATCATCCAGCTGCGGGACAAGTCGCTGGAGGCCGCCGAGGAGCTGGAATTGTTGGCCGTGCTACGGTCCGTGGCCGCGGAATTTGGCAAGTTGTGGGCCGTGAACGACCGCGCCGACATCGCCATGCTGTCCGGCGCGCCCGTGTTCCACATCGGCCAGAAGGACCTCCGCCTGCCGGACGCGCGCTCGCTCGTGGGGCCGTCCGTGGGCATCGGGCTGTCCAGCCATGACCCGGCCCAAGCCTCCGCCGCCGACGCCGATCCGCTGGTCGACTACTTCTGCGTGGGGCCGCTGTGGGCCACGCCCACCAAGCCGGGCCGCTCCGCCGTGGGCTTGGGACTCGTGGAGCATGCCGCATCCCTGAACACGACCAAGCCGTGGTTTGCCATTGGCGGGGTTGACCTGGGCAACGTGGACGCCGTGGTGGCCGCCGGCGCGTCCCGCATCGTGGTGGTGCGGGCCGTCACCGACGCCAAAGATCCGACGGCGGCCGCCCAGGAACTGCTCTCCCGCCTGCCCGAACTGGGCTAG
- a CDS encoding helix-turn-helix domain-containing protein, giving the protein MPQPAPEDNVLRDVGPRLRTLRLERGLTLDELSEQTGISPSTISRLENGKRNPTLELLLPISRTYQVPLDDLVGVPDTEDPRIRLEPRTINGREAWPLTRHSDGVQAWKIRIPYSTRPPKLRTHDGYEWLYVLRGQVRLILGSQDFILDAGEAAEFDTRRPHWFGSATTHPAEILSLFGRQGERVHLREDTTSPGGTPH; this is encoded by the coding sequence ATGCCGCAACCCGCCCCCGAGGATAATGTTCTCCGCGATGTCGGACCACGCCTGCGCACGCTTCGGCTGGAACGCGGGCTGACCCTGGATGAGCTCTCCGAGCAGACCGGCATATCCCCTTCCACCATCTCCCGGCTGGAGAACGGAAAGCGCAACCCCACCTTGGAGCTGCTCCTGCCGATCAGCCGGACGTACCAGGTACCCCTGGATGACCTGGTGGGCGTTCCGGACACGGAGGACCCACGCATTCGGCTGGAGCCCCGCACCATCAACGGGCGGGAGGCGTGGCCGTTGACGCGCCACTCTGACGGAGTGCAGGCCTGGAAAATCCGGATTCCGTACTCCACGCGCCCGCCCAAACTCCGGACCCATGACGGATACGAGTGGCTCTACGTGCTGAGAGGGCAGGTGCGGCTTATTCTCGGCTCACAGGACTTCATCCTGGATGCCGGCGAAGCTGCCGAATTCGACACCCGCCGGCCGCACTGGTTCGGCAGCGCAACCACCCATCCCGCCGAGATCCTCAGCCTCTTCGGCCGGCAGGGAGAACGCGTCCATCTGCGCGAGGACACCACTTCGCCGGGCGGAACGCCCCACTGA
- a CDS encoding FAD-dependent oxidoreductase, with protein MLDVVIIGAGQAGLSAAYYLARHGLEPERDFVVLDANDGPGGAWRHRWPSLTLGAAHAVHDLPGMKLGQADPAEPASAVVGRYYGSYEDAFELPVHRPVKVNAVRPAPGNDDGAASGTPGSPLAVETDRGVYLARLVINATGTWDKPHWPHYPGQELFAGTQVHTHDFGSVADFAGKHVLVVGGGTSAVQFLLQLAEAGVETAWSTRRAPEFTTREFNPDWGRDVERRVNERTSAGLPPLSVVGVTGIPLTQQYQNGIAAGTLVSRGPLQQLLPHAAVFADGTEFAADAILWATGFRAALDHLAPLKLREPGGGITMDGVKVAREPRLLLVGYGASASTLGASRAGRAAALAAIERLSAPAVV; from the coding sequence ATGCTGGACGTGGTGATCATTGGTGCCGGGCAGGCGGGGCTCTCGGCCGCCTACTACCTGGCCCGGCACGGACTTGAGCCGGAACGCGACTTCGTGGTCCTGGACGCGAACGACGGTCCCGGCGGGGCCTGGCGCCACCGCTGGCCGTCCCTGACCCTGGGTGCCGCCCACGCCGTCCACGACCTTCCCGGCATGAAGCTGGGCCAGGCGGATCCCGCCGAACCCGCCAGCGCCGTCGTCGGCCGCTACTACGGCAGCTACGAGGACGCCTTTGAGCTGCCGGTCCACCGCCCCGTCAAGGTCAACGCCGTCCGCCCCGCCCCCGGGAACGACGACGGCGCCGCCTCCGGTACGCCCGGCTCGCCGCTGGCTGTGGAGACCGACCGCGGCGTCTACCTGGCCCGGCTGGTCATCAACGCCACGGGCACCTGGGACAAGCCGCACTGGCCGCACTACCCCGGTCAGGAACTCTTTGCCGGCACCCAGGTCCACACGCACGACTTCGGCTCCGTGGCCGACTTTGCCGGCAAGCACGTGCTGGTGGTGGGCGGGGGAACATCGGCCGTGCAGTTCCTGCTACAGCTGGCCGAAGCAGGCGTGGAAACCGCCTGGTCCACGCGCCGGGCACCGGAATTCACCACCCGCGAATTCAACCCCGACTGGGGCAGGGACGTGGAGCGCCGGGTCAACGAGCGCACCTCGGCCGGGCTGCCGCCACTGAGCGTGGTGGGCGTGACCGGCATACCCTTAACACAGCAGTACCAAAACGGGATTGCCGCGGGAACCCTGGTGTCCCGCGGGCCATTGCAGCAACTGCTCCCGCACGCGGCCGTGTTTGCCGACGGCACCGAGTTTGCCGCCGATGCCATCTTGTGGGCCACCGGATTCCGCGCCGCCCTTGACCACCTGGCACCCCTGAAGCTGCGCGAACCCGGCGGCGGGATCACCATGGACGGGGTCAAGGTGGCGCGCGAACCGCGACTGCTGCTGGTGGGATACGGCGCCTCCGCCTCGACCCTGGGCGCCAGCCGGGCCGGGCGGGCCGCGGCGCTCGCCGCCATCGAGCGGCTCAGCGCCCCCGCCGTCGTCTGA
- the thiO gene encoding glycine oxidase ThiO, with product MARTVLEIIATDVAVIGGGIVGLGIAWEAQRAGHNVTVIDPAPATGATFAAAGMLAPVSELHYQEEELLALTLASAQRWPGFVAPLVAAGHADTGFRTTPTLVLGADAADRAALADLRDVQLLHALDVEQLSIREARKREPLVGPQISAAYLVAADHQVDPRGVATAIRVQLNVVAAERGRLREEQTSIRRTAVGLLHEDPDNTHSRVTGVLLEDGREVHAREVVVANGLGAPSLGGLPDGLVLPVRPVYGDILRLGVPEHLRPLTTATIRGLVRGLPVYLVPRNDNTVVIGATSREDGQAGVSAGGVHQLLRDAQVLVPAVAELELLEFTARARPGTPDNAPLLGRLGDSAGRDIPGLIIATGFFRHGVLLTPIAAHITRQLIGHITDLAWEGFRPDRFSSAKPAVPVPGRTP from the coding sequence ATGGCGCGCACCGTGCTGGAAATTATTGCCACCGACGTGGCCGTCATTGGCGGCGGAATCGTGGGCCTCGGCATCGCCTGGGAAGCCCAACGGGCGGGCCACAACGTCACCGTGATCGACCCCGCCCCGGCCACCGGCGCCACGTTCGCGGCCGCCGGCATGCTGGCCCCCGTCAGCGAACTCCACTACCAGGAAGAGGAATTGCTGGCGCTGACCCTTGCGTCGGCACAGCGCTGGCCCGGATTCGTGGCACCCCTGGTGGCAGCCGGCCATGCCGATACAGGTTTCCGCACGACGCCGACCCTGGTGTTGGGTGCCGACGCCGCGGACCGCGCGGCCCTGGCCGACCTGCGGGACGTCCAGCTCCTGCACGCACTGGACGTGGAACAGCTCTCCATCCGCGAAGCCCGGAAGCGCGAACCCCTCGTGGGCCCGCAGATTTCCGCCGCCTACCTGGTGGCGGCCGACCACCAGGTGGATCCGCGCGGGGTGGCCACTGCCATCCGGGTTCAGCTGAACGTGGTGGCCGCCGAGCGGGGCAGGCTCCGCGAGGAGCAGACGTCCATCCGCCGCACCGCCGTCGGCCTGCTCCACGAGGACCCGGACAATACGCATTCGCGGGTCACGGGCGTGCTGCTGGAGGACGGCCGCGAGGTCCATGCCCGCGAGGTGGTGGTGGCCAACGGACTCGGCGCGCCTTCCCTGGGCGGATTGCCGGACGGGCTCGTATTGCCGGTACGCCCCGTGTACGGGGACATCCTGCGGCTGGGCGTCCCCGAGCACCTGCGCCCGCTGACCACCGCCACGATCCGCGGCCTGGTCCGCGGGCTGCCGGTCTACCTGGTGCCGCGCAACGACAACACCGTGGTCATTGGCGCCACGAGCCGCGAGGACGGCCAGGCCGGGGTCAGCGCCGGGGGAGTGCACCAGCTCCTGCGCGACGCCCAGGTCCTGGTGCCCGCCGTCGCCGAACTCGAACTGCTCGAATTCACGGCCCGTGCCCGCCCCGGCACCCCCGACAATGCCCCGCTGCTGGGGCGGTTGGGCGACTCCGCCGGGCGCGACATCCCCGGACTCATCATCGCCACCGGATTCTTCCGGCACGGCGTGCTGCTCACGCCCATCGCCGCCCACATCACCCGGCAGCTGATCGGCCACATCACCGACCTGGCCTGGGAGGGCTTCCGCCCCGACAGGTTCTCATCAGCCAAACCCGCAGTCCCAGTTCCCGGAAGGACACCATGA
- a CDS encoding MFS transporter, with product MEHQHTARDHPAAPEVDTKSLFVKVAPLALVAVIAALGTSLVNVLLPAVAGEFGVAMPSVQWVTLAFLLSSTVMIVPVGRWADILGRARVLRIGLGVFILASLLASFAPGLEVLVAARALQGAGVAAMVSLPVALVRETVAKDQMGRAMGMIGTAMATGMAVGPALGGVLTASALGWHGTVFLFVPMGVASWLLLRKLPAAVAVAPQRTAMDIAGLALLAAVLAGYAMALTFTPGGWLGTAGLLGLAALGFVLWVRVEKRAVAPLVDLAKLRELGVFPGLVLNFCGSLIMMTFTIIPPFYLTLGLGLDMGRMGLVMAVGPVAAILTGVPAGRWVDRWGATRMAGAGLAAMTAAALGFAILVPLWGVAGFLVAAVVLTPGNQMFMAGNNTAIMSRAGAAQQGAVSGMLTLARNLGFITATAVMALVFNLAVDRAGGPSGATLGMAACFGIAAIVGILAVSLSWSRRRAPVPPGS from the coding sequence ATGGAACACCAACACACAGCCCGGGACCACCCGGCCGCTCCAGAGGTTGACACGAAATCCCTCTTTGTCAAGGTGGCTCCGCTGGCCCTCGTGGCGGTCATTGCCGCCTTGGGAACCAGCCTGGTCAACGTCCTCTTGCCGGCGGTGGCCGGCGAATTCGGCGTCGCAATGCCGTCCGTGCAATGGGTGACGCTCGCCTTTTTGCTCAGCAGCACCGTGATGATCGTTCCGGTTGGCCGGTGGGCTGACATCCTGGGGCGCGCACGCGTGCTCAGGATTGGCCTGGGTGTCTTCATTCTGGCATCCCTGCTTGCGAGTTTCGCGCCCGGCCTGGAGGTGCTGGTCGCTGCCCGTGCGCTCCAGGGCGCCGGTGTCGCGGCGATGGTGTCCCTTCCGGTGGCGTTGGTGCGTGAAACCGTCGCGAAGGATCAGATGGGGCGGGCCATGGGCATGATCGGCACAGCGATGGCCACTGGCATGGCGGTGGGGCCGGCCTTGGGTGGCGTGCTCACGGCCAGTGCGCTGGGCTGGCACGGCACGGTCTTTTTGTTTGTTCCGATGGGAGTGGCCTCATGGCTGCTGTTACGGAAACTGCCCGCTGCCGTCGCAGTGGCACCTCAACGCACGGCGATGGACATTGCCGGACTGGCTCTCTTGGCCGCGGTGTTGGCCGGCTATGCAATGGCGTTGACCTTCACCCCGGGCGGTTGGCTGGGCACCGCCGGGCTGCTGGGTCTGGCGGCCCTGGGCTTCGTGCTGTGGGTGCGGGTGGAGAAACGGGCCGTTGCGCCCCTGGTGGATTTGGCGAAACTGCGTGAGCTGGGCGTCTTCCCCGGGCTGGTCCTGAATTTTTGCGGCTCGCTCATCATGATGACCTTCACCATCATTCCGCCGTTCTACCTCACCCTTGGGCTCGGGTTGGACATGGGACGGATGGGGCTCGTCATGGCTGTTGGGCCGGTTGCCGCCATTCTTACCGGGGTGCCTGCCGGGCGGTGGGTTGACCGATGGGGTGCCACGCGCATGGCGGGTGCAGGATTGGCGGCCATGACGGCGGCCGCGCTGGGCTTCGCAATCCTGGTTCCGCTCTGGGGAGTGGCCGGGTTCCTGGTGGCCGCTGTGGTGTTGACTCCGGGAAACCAGATGTTCATGGCCGGCAACAACACGGCCATCATGTCCCGGGCGGGTGCCGCACAGCAAGGCGCGGTGTCAGGCATGTTGACCCTGGCCCGCAACCTGGGATTCATCACCGCAACCGCGGTCATGGCCCTGGTTTTCAACCTTGCCGTCGACAGAGCCGGCGGTCCATCCGGGGCGACCCTCGGCATGGCGGCATGCTTCGGGATCGCGGCCATCGTGGGAATCCTGGCGGTGTCGCTGTCCTGGTCGAGACGCCGCGCCCCCGTCCCTCCCGGATCATGA